The Citrus sinensis cultivar Valencia sweet orange chromosome 4, DVS_A1.0, whole genome shotgun sequence DNA segment atGCTTGAATCTGATCTTCATTAGATGCTGCTATGTGCTCTGTGTGTTTGTGTATCTATCTAAAAGCGGACCTGATTCtgtcctctctctctctctctcgctctctAGTACTCGCTGTCTGTTTACTCTttctgttttatttgtttattcatttattgcTGTGAgtggataaatttttttttttcatcctgACATTTACAAAATATGTGAGCTTGATCTTACTTTTGTGTATGCTTCCTTGGATCTTTGCTTGGATCCTTTTGTGTGCTTCTCTGAACATGCTCCGTGCTCTttgaggttttgatttgttgttCATGTATAGTTACTAATTAGATACATGTATGATTGTCTGCTCGTGGAATGGATTTATCAGATTTTGTGTTTTAGTTAAAATGttgaattagaattttttttttaatgtacttTTTTCAGAACTGTGTTAATTCTCATCTTGTCATAAAATTCTATACCTTCAGCAATTTCAAAACATATTTGGAATTTCGATTATGAGAGAATTCAATCTAGATAACATATAATGTAATGGACCGTTTATTCAGCCAAATGCGAACTAAGGGAatccattgctttcttcttagACATCACTTTTCTAAAACATATTTTCACTTGCTGCTGTATCGTATGTTCATGAATTGGAGATGTACAAAATGTGATTTTGATCTTTGGTTGACATGCTTTTGAACATAGAACAATACACGTAGTGGcaagaaatatttaataattttaagaagaATAAGAGAAGTATGAAGTTATCGTAGATAAAAGCGATTTGTGACTATCTTTTTATCCTGCTTATTCAAGCTTTGTTTTGTTGCTGGGCAGGTCCCCTGTCATAATAAGTGTTCATGTCTAACTTAcaaaagattttcaatttttacgagcgatgaatttgaatttgaatagtCATGTTGGCTTAATATCATGTATCTGTGGATATATGAGTCTGTCAGTACTAGCTACTTGCACTGGTATGCTAACCTAGTTTGGCCACTTGGGTTTTTCTATGTTGCAGAATTCTCCGGAGATGGAGTTTTTCTCTGAATATGGTGACGCCAGTAGGTACAAAATTCAGGAAGTTATTGGGAAAGGTAGTTATGGTGTTGTTTGCTCAGCAATTGACACTCATACTGGTGAGAAAGTGGCAATAAAGAAGATACACGATATTTTCGAACACATATCTGATGCTGCTCGCATTCTTCGGGAGATAAAACTACTTAGACTTTTACGACATCCTGATATTGTTGAAATCAAACACATTATGCTTCCCCCTTCGAGGAGGGACTTTAAAGatatttatgttgtttttGAGCTCATGGAGTCAGACCTCCATCAAGTCATCAAAGCCAATGATGATTTGACACGAGAGCACTATCAGTTCTTCCTTTACCAGCTCTTGCGTGCGCTAAAATATATTCACACAGGTAATCTACGTACTACAAACTTTTTTGTCAGTGTCTGGCATTATTgcttaattaataacaaaaattgagtTGACTGGTTGACATAATTGTGGATGACGTATGTAGTAgttgcaaaaaaataattattgctgcggttttactatttttaagaCACAACAATCTGGTATTGCCTTTCTGTCTGTGACCTGTTTTCATCTAGTTATGCTTGCTCCCTTGAGTTTGGATAATATCTTGCTGTCATTCTATGTTGTCATTTCCTTTATTCACTTGctcccttttttttatgtCTATCTAATAGTTATCTACTTGGTTGCAGCAAATGTCTACCATCGAGATCTAAAACCAAAGAATATATTGGCAAATGCAAACTGTAAGCttaaaatttgtgattttggGCTAGCAAGAGTTGCGTTCAATGATACACCTACTACAATTTTCTGGACGGTATGTCATTtgtatgtttatatataacCTTTCtgattattgttaaattactGTCTTACCAAATTTATATGTCttgtgttcttttttttctgaatATAGGAACTCatatttcttgttcttttatgGTATTTCTGCAGGATTATGTTGCTACAAGATGGTATAGAGCTCCAGAGCTTTGTGGATCCTTTTTTTCTAAGGTATGGCTTCCCCCGCTTGTTTCCAATGAAGTGTTGACAGCCATGGTGTCttatgaaaacaaaacaataatacTAGCATAGTTTTGTGCTAGTTTTGGACCATGACATTTTGTAGATCCTTTACTGGATGTTGTATTTTCGCCTATGAAGTTCTTTATTGATGGATCATGTAGTAGCTCATGAATGGGTAAGGTGCCTAGTATGTGACCACAATATTGAGTGTTTTGGGTTGAGATTTTAGGTTGACAATGTATAACCAGTTTGGGTatcagaaaaatttaaaaatattgggCTTCTATGTTCCATAAGTGACATGTTGCTGCTTCAGATTgcaaggttaaaaaaaatggtttcctgaattacaactttttcCTTGATGGATTCTAACTGATTGGCTACTCAGCATTTCatgtgttgattttatttagtgtagggggaaaaaaaagaagaaaaggttTCCCGAATTACAACTTTTTCGTTCATGGCTTCTAATTGATTGGCTGCTCAGGATTTCGtacattgattttatttagtgTAGAATTAGAATATAGAGAAAACTTTATGCAGTATCATTTGATAGCAGCTGCCCAGTAGTCACATGACCCATAAACGCGGGATTGATGGAGTTTCATGCACCATCACTGCAAGAGATCAATTTGGATGCAAGAGACATTTTCTATCATTTAGGAATTTTAAATGGCTAATAGCGTCTTTCTTTTAGTTGTTACTCATGTTAGAATGTTGAAGAAAGTGTAAACGCATACTTGCAAATAGAATTCTATTGttcaaaacacattatatATCCCGTGAATCCCAGGTTCCAGATAACATAAAGGGATTCCATCTATTATTTCTCTGTCAAATCAATTTACTTATAGCTTATTTAGTAGGTCCGTGAAGCAATATTATTCAGCTGCATGGTCAACTTTATCCATATTTCGTCGATCAAAAGTGGCATTTTAGCCTCTTTTTGTGAAACAGATTGGAGAAATCATCGATACATGGTGGTGCTTGGCATTATATTTGCTGATGTATGCATTTACACCCAATTAAAGAATGATGTTTTGGCATTTGAAAGGGGCTGAACTTGTGGTTGGTTCAACTTCCATCAGTTCTTGGATGCATTATGATCCACGTGAGTTGGTTCGACTTCCATCAGTTCCAATAGGGAAGGCTGCAAGATGAGATAGAATTGTAGCTTAGCAGATTTCACTTTTTCTGATTGTTCTGGCTGTGTCTCTACAGCACTTGAATGTTTCTGATATATGATGATAGATGGAGAGTCTGAGAGGGAGTTGGATTTTCAATGTGGTACATTGATTGTAACTTGTTCTGTCGCAGACTGAGACCATATGTCAAcagaagtttttaaaaaagacaatCTACATCATGCACAAAAAGTAACTTCAAGCTACTAGTTGACACAAGCAAGATTTATCTTGATGTTCTATTGTTTCTGCATTCATGGTCATCAAGTTTTAAGGAGTTGTAATGTATACCTGAAGCTGGTGTTGGTTAGGCATGCTCACAGTTGTACTGTGAGAGAGATTCCATTCACCATCTAAATCTAATGACACGCTAACATAGGAACATAGGAGAGGAAGCATTGAGGTTCAAATTGTCAtctttttctattctttttgttGTCTTAGAATATTGCAAGCCATGTATGCTTGTTCCACTACTTTTTTAAAGCTTAATTCTACCTATAGTATAACTTGAAGTCACCATTATCTGTGATTGCATTCGCTTGCAGTATACACCAGCCATTGACATATGGAGCATAGGTTGCATCTTTGCTGAAGTTCTAACAGGGAAGCCACTTTTCCCTGGAAAAAATGTTGTTCACCAATTGGACTTGATGACAGATCTGCTTGGGACACCTTCGTTAGACACAATCTCTCGGGTAgtcaaataattcatttgtCTGTCATTTGGTTATGGTGTTCaaagtttgaattatttgattagAATTTATTCCCCCAACCCCATGCCCCCTTCCAAGGAAGACAAGGGAGAGAAAGGTCTGTGGTTCTGATGTCTTACTTTCTGGATTCAGGTTCGAAATGACAAGGCAAGGAGATACCTAACCAGCATGAGGAAAAAACAGCCGGTTCAGTTTTcacaaaaatttccaaatgcAGATCCTTCAGCACTTCGACTGTTGGAAAGGCTGCTTGCCTTTGACCCAAAAGACCGGCCAACTGCTGAAGAGGTTATCTTAGTGTTAGATTATGAATTGTTACACAGCATGTTTTGtcatttctcatttattgTCATATCTTGACTTAATATTAACCACAAGaatatttgttgaaattttcttgtttggtGTTTTATCAGGCACTTGCAGATCCCTATTTTAAAGGGTTGTCTAAAGTTGAAAGGGAGCCATCCTGTCAGCCAATTTCGAAGATGGAGTTTGAATTTGAGAGACGGAGGGTCACAAAGGAGGACATACGGGAACTAATTTTCCGAGAGATATTGGAATACCATCCTCAATTGCTAAAGGATTATATGAATGGAACCGAGAGGACTAATTTCCTCTATCCCAGGTTATAACTTTCTCAGTCACtatttagttttgatattaaaaatatgtcaCGTGTTTTTTTGTCTCTACTTCATGCTGATTTTTGGTGTTATTTTATCTACAGTGCTGTTGATCAGTTCAGAAAGCAGT contains these protein-coding regions:
- the LOC102626125 gene encoding mitogen-activated protein kinase 20, yielding MQQDHRKKNSPEMEFFSEYGDASRYKIQEVIGKGSYGVVCSAIDTHTGEKVAIKKIHDIFEHISDAARILREIKLLRLLRHPDIVEIKHIMLPPSRRDFKDIYVVFELMESDLHQVIKANDDLTREHYQFFLYQLLRALKYIHTANVYHRDLKPKNILANANCKLKICDFGLARVAFNDTPTTIFWTDYVATRWYRAPELCGSFFSKYTPAIDIWSIGCIFAEVLTGKPLFPGKNVVHQLDLMTDLLGTPSLDTISRVRNDKARRYLTSMRKKQPVQFSQKFPNADPSALRLLERLLAFDPKDRPTAEEALADPYFKGLSKVEREPSCQPISKMEFEFERRRVTKEDIRELIFREILEYHPQLLKDYMNGTERTNFLYPSAVDQFRKQFAHLEENVGKSGPVIPPERKHVSLPRSTIVHSNTVPPKEQQNLSRDRQAAEEVFNKNSKESEGIPANLSRTLPAQQRFPLAKPGKVVGPVVPYENASVRRDAYDPRTFIRSTVLPQAVPAAYCYRKSSTGKQEMDSEREMPSQVKHVPQCGMAAKFATDIAINIDSNPFFMTRAGVNKVEHIEDQISIDTNLLQTKSQYGGVGAAATAAAATAAAHRKIGTVQYGMTTRMY